In Trachemys scripta elegans isolate TJP31775 chromosome 10, CAS_Tse_1.0, whole genome shotgun sequence, the sequence caaaacaaacaaacaaaacagtcccTCCCACAACTTTCCTTCCTGTTTAACAAATGTGCAACGATctgcatgggccaaattcttttaCACCATTATGTGTACTTGAGTTTCTGTGTGATATACACAGCAAGACACACATTCCTGGGGAGTTCGAGTCTGTGGCTTGCCTTTTTTGATgcaacaaataaaacatttaagcaAAAGTCCACTAGGAGGGCCtggatattaaaatatataaaaggaaCTTTTTTGAAGCCTAATGAAcaaaagtatcttctttccctgattttaaaattgcaccAGCTTAATCTTAAAGTACAGAGTGGGAATTTCAGGATGGCTGGCCCATATTGAATCAAGTACAGTGGTCTGGAGCAGAGGACCATTGGCTCTAATGGATTTTCAAATGAGAGCTTTCCTTAGGGGAAGAACGCTTATTTTATGAAATctgaaaaagcagcattttatgcTCAAAGACTTACAGACTGTAAAGTTAGATGGGTCCATcatgatcaactagtctgaccttctgctcTTGCATTAATGGGAGAATCTTAAACAGATCTGAACACTTCAGGCAGACTATTGGCAGCCTATCCTAGGTACGGCTGAAGTGCCTGTTACTTTTCCCTGAATGCCATAATATGTTGTCTTTTCCAAACCATATAGAAGACACAACATTAAGCGCATGCCTCATTTTGCTTTTGTCACTTGTTTTTTGAACTGGCTTGTTTACAAGCATTGCTCTTTAAAAGCTAGACTGTGTGTATTAAGTTTCTTTTGAGCTGCATGTTTGATTAACAAGAGGAATGCACAGACTTCTGTAAAGGAGGTGTGGTCATTCTTTGACTGCTTTCTgagaagtgttttaaaaaaccAACTGAACAACCCCGCAAAGCTGTCAGTTTGAAGCAAAGACAGTTTGTAGAAAAGAAATGTAATAAAACACAATTTAATAGAATCAGAATGTTGAATTGGACCTTATTACGGGAGAGCGGGAAACTGTGTATGAAAATTAGTCTTTTCATGAAGAGAGTTTGTTGCTGTTTTCTATTCCCTGCCACCAGCAGCAAGCAAGTCTCTGATCTGTGTTGCTATAcctgagaacaacaacaaaattaacaAGGCTAGGAGGATATTCTCCTATGATCATGTAAAAGGCTTCACTCCAGTTATGCACAGACACAAAGCAAGTTGCATGTCTGCTCTCAAACAGAGGCTAAATATTCTTATGCACAGAGACCAATGATTTAAGAAATACAGGCTTTACCTTTTTCTTAATCGTCCATATTTTGATAGCAGTGTAATCTTTGGTCAAATCAACTTTTACACACTATGGTCCAGTACATCTCTGGTATAACGCCAACAAAATAAGCTGGCATTTTTCCTCTTACCAATGTAATTACAGCAGTAGTTGGTGATTATGACAGTGCCCCTTCAAGATTGATAATTAGTACGTTAAGCTTTatgtatttttctaaaaatatatgacagaactaaaaaaaccccaaaaaacgtTATAAACCAATTTTTAGTTTGGCTTGCAAACACAGCAAGGGGGAGTATCTACATCCAAACATTGTAGCATTGTGTTAGTACAAGAGCTGGAAGTGAAATAGTCTATAAACAAATTGTCTCATGACAAGTTAAAGAAGtctgggctggatgaatagactataaggtggatagaaagctggctagattgtcgggctcaacgggtagtgatcaatggctccatgtctagttggcagctggtatcaagcggagtgccccaagggtccgtcctggggccagttttgttcagtatcttcattaatgatctggaggatggtgtggattgcactcctcctgggaggagtggtagatacgctggagagtagggataggatacagagggacctagacaaattagaggattggtccaaaagaaatctgatgaggttcaacaaggacaagtgcagagtccttcacttaggacggaagaatcctatgcactgctacagactagggactggccaggcagcagttctgcagaaaagaacctaggggttacagtggacgagaagccggatatgagtcaacagtgtgcctttgttgccaagaaggctaacgacattttgggttgtattagtaggagcattgccgacagattgagggatgtgatcattcccctctattcagcattggtgagccctcatctggagtactgtgtccagtttggggtcccacactacaagaaggatgtggaaaaagtggaaagagtccagtgaagggcaacaaaaatgattagtggggtggagcacatgacttatgaggagaggctgatggaacgggattgtttagtctgcagaagagaagaatgaggggggatttgatagctgctttcaactacctgaaagggggttccaaagaagatggatctagactgttctcagtggtaccagatgacagaacaaggagtaatggtctcaagttgcagtgggggaggtttaggtgggatattaggacaaactttttcactaggagggtggtgaagcactggggaggtggtggaatctccttccttagaggtttttaaggtcaggcttgacaaagccctggctgggatgatttagttggagattaggtcctgctttgagcagaggttggactagatgacctcctgaggtcccttccaccctatGAAATACTGTAACTAGTTGCTGTTTTTaagtaaaaacacaaacaacccCCAACCCATAAATaatggagacttttttttaaagattgcttcaattttaatattttaaaatgtaaaagacatctaaaatataaatattggtGTAATCTGACAAAAATCCTTTAGccacttgtttatttttttaaagttaatgaaCAAATAATTCTTCATAAAGAATGTATTCTCCTCTTTCCAGCTCTTGAATTGTGTTATCGAATCATTGTAAACCATgtaattgtttaaatatatacAGACTGAAACCAGATTGGGAAACCAGTCCAACCAATAATTATGGATTAAAGGTTAAGTCAATGACTCAGTTCTTCCTTTCCACTTCTGACCTGTTCCTCCCCGTCCTGAAACTAAGCCTGTCTCTTTCAGCTTTTGGCGGTTACTACAATCAATATTTGTATGTACCTTTGCACTTCCTGAttcctttcttcctctctttgCTGCTGGCTTCCCACAGTACACATTTGAGTCCTATCTTCGCAGATGATAAagggtgcattttttttttttcttttcccagtgAGACTGGCTCTGTCAATTCAGCTAAACATGATTAAAAAGCCCTGGTAAGCTGCAGTGTGCATCTACATAAGGAAAGTTTCTTTACCATGTGTTGGCTAACCTGGTTACTAATACATAGTAAAATCTTAGGCCGTGTGTACACTACGGAGACCATACTGGCATGGCTATGTGGGCACAATCCTGTAGAGTAAGCACAGCCTACACCAAGAAAAGGGGTTTTCTGTCAGCGTAGGAACACTGCTTCCCCAAAGAAAGATAAGCATTCCATCAGtgtagctatgtcaacatagctgtgtccacactggggggttaggttggcataactatgttggtctggggtatgtgtgtgtgtagggaggtgGTTCCCCCACACCCTTGACTGATGTACATGTAGCCATGTGGGACTAagcccaagtgtagacaaggcagtttgtagtctTCATGTGTGTTAGCAGGTCCTGGTAAAAACCAGTCTACCACCGGGctttttagtgaagacaaggccacagGCTAATGTTAGAATTAACTGGCCATGTTATATGTTAGGGATGAGCATAGATTACAGCAGAGCCATTGTTTCAGACATGTTAGACCTTGTCTTTATGGTTTCTGTGCTACTTAAACTGTATCCATGTTGTgtatctcttcctccctctctccctgagTGACCAATACCCTTTcctttgtctccactaggattttacaacTTAAAACTAGTTCAAGTTagcaacttaaaaaaacaaaacccacacctTTTCTTAATCAAGATAAATGCATGTCGTTAGTGTTACAAAAactatgtagacaaggccttcgtCTCCACTTTAATGAGGATTCAGAGGGCTTTTTAATTGTTAAACTGACACGATTgaaaaatactgtgtgtgtgtgctttcacTCCACTGTGCACAGGTGCCTTTCAGCCAACTCATAGTTACCAAGTCAAGTTTTATCCTGAAGACTTTTTGTatctgtttcagagtaacagccgtgttagtctgtatccgcaaaaagaagaacaggagtacttgtggcaccttagagactaacaaatttattagagcataagctttcgtggactacagcccacttccgaagaagtgctctaataaatttgttagtctctaaggtgccacaagtactcctgttcttctttttgtatctGTTGTAAATCCTTGATAAACTGGGTCTGATGGAAATGCTGCAAGAATCTGGACTTCAGCAATAAATCCTTAGTTAATAAGTTATGGCTCTTTGGGGATAATTTTCCCCTAAAGGTTTTAATATCTCCAATAGCTAGACAACTAGATTGTGTAACAAGGTGTCTCACATTTCTGTGAGGTGTGGCCAGCAGAAGCTCTCGCTTGTTAAAGTCAGCAGTTTCAGGTTAGGATGTGAATTTGAACCCTGTTCTTGGTTTCAGATTGCATGGATTTATATCCTGGGAACTTGCTTGGAGATTCTGGGCTTGCATGAACTCAAACCTCCAACCTAAACTCATCTGAAAGTACCATCTTATTTAGCGGGAAGGAGAATCATAACTACTCAGGATATGTCTGGTTTTGAATTGTTTCAAACTGTTCCCACCCACAGATGTATCGTCACCAGGCTTGAGTATGGTTATGAAAGTTTCACAACCTCCATTTCATACTCGTCATGGGAGAGGAGTATCTTTGTGTGTCACTCCCTAGAGTAGGATTTGTCAGTTGGCATTCAGTTGTTTATATTTAATGTAGTAGCTAATCGGAATAAGTGTTAGTTTTAGTTTGAGTGGAGCTACTCATCAGTGTTGTGGTTTAACAGCCTTGCCTACCCCCTCAGTTCAGTGACTTTTGTGGTGTGCAGAGAAACACATCTGTAGTGGGAGCCTGTCTGGGTGGAAAGACTTAAAGggatgctgcctcctccccataaACAATCTTTTCACTCTCCCAAAGGCATAGAGGGATCTGGGCCTGGGGGAAAATGGGCAGGGCTGGAGAGCCAGGGCAGCAGGGAGTAGTTATGATTCCTTAAATACAATTAACAAGAAAAGTTGGGGTAGGTGGATTTTATGCTGCCCTACTAACTCTCCTCAGAGCACTCAGTAATTCATCTCCACCAAGTACCACAGCATACTTGGGTGCAGTGagtcagtgagtcagtggcactgtggccgggggggtgggggagggggacagcagaCTATTTGACCTTTGGCCCTTGCCTCCTACCCATGGTTCCATAGATTGGAAGCTGAGGAGAAGTGATAGCCTGCACAAAGGAGCTACAGTTTGTCCATTATTTTGTGCCACTGATTTAAGGGCATATGtgtataaaatgtattaaagtgGAAGGGAACTGTCTTGCATTAGTGCGAAAGTAGATCCAGTCTTACATTTAGTCTGTATTCTACTGTTAGAATATTTTTGTATATTCTAGTTTTGGATCATTTTAATATAGCTTAATTTGCATACACAACTTAAAAATAGCTCTGTGGGGCACTGTGCTAAACTGATACCTTTCTACTGTCTCCTTTATCCTTTACCATTTATATAGTCTATTGCCTTTCACCACCACTTTGGCTATCTGAATCATTATATGGAAAGAGCTTTTTTTGAGGACTTGGAGACAGGACTCCCAGTTCTATTTCTACCTTTGCCACCCATTCATCACTGAGCCTGCTTATTTCTTTCAGGTAAGCTAATTTCTCTTTGAATTAAATGAATGCCTCACTTCATATATCCCAACTCTCAGTCCATTAAAATGCTGCTAGAAACTCAAGTCCTGCCTGCTCTGAATGATGCTTAAGATCTCCTGGGACTTCTAAATCGGGGCTTGCTGTGGTGTTTCTGGCCAAAATATCTTCTCCTTTCCAAACTTGGGCAATGTTTTTACTGTTGCCATTCACTCCACAAGTGGGTGAATGTCTGTGATGTGTTATATATAAATAGTAGTAAAAGCATGTTGAGTTCCAAGATAAGCTATGGTATataatgtaaaatgttttggATGAATGAGTGGAAACCTAAGTAAAACATTGGGACATCTATCGGGGcataaaaattaatctttttatataaaatatccttatttaaactaaatagattgtcATGATttcaaatagattttaaaaatataaacctaTGTTAATGCATAATCTTAGTGTAATTTGTTCTTCTAACATTAATCCAATCCACATAGGGTCATCTCTCTTTTGAGTTCTTCTCCATTCTAGTCTGTTCCTCAGAATCTCTGCAGCAGATCAAATCCTTTCGAATGACATCCATCCATCTAGTTTTAGGTCTTCCAACCCTTCTCTTCTCAATGTAACAGCCTGTTTTCTATTTATTCTTTGTCTTTTCACATGCCCGAACCATCTAACCCTGGATTCCCTCAGCTTTTCTATAATTGGTACCACCTTCACACTTCCCCTAATGTTTGTTCTGAACATGGTCCCTCCTTGTAACCTTAGGCATCTGTCTTAACATTTCCAGATCTGATCCTGTCTCTTTCTCAGTGCCCAGTATTCAGTCATACCAAAGAGCAGGCCTAATTACTGTCTTGTAAATCTTTTCAGTTTAATAGGCATTCTTCTACCACTTCTCTCCATTTAGTCCATGCCTTTCTTCTTCTGTTCATAAGTTTGTCATTGAGTTCACCATTATTGTGTACTATGGAGCATAGGTACTTGAACTTCTGTGCTTTGTGGTAATGgctgctccctcccttcctcctcctcctccctccccgcaacTTACTCTCATTGTCTTCCTGCtgagtatctatctatctatcctcttTGATTTCTGTTAGTTGTTGTGCCATTTCTTTCAGATATACACCTGTATCTCTAATtcttcttccctttcctttttgCTCTCCCCCTCATAAACTTTGCCAGTGTAAATATTTCTCTCACCCTATATGGTGTGCTATAATCTATTACAATTTAAATAAAGTATTAAGCAGTACATGATTGCTGCTGatcttttaaagaaagtcaaaccacagAGCTGGTGGCAGTCACTaactaagcacctggaaccagagtttgttgaatcAAGGTCCATGGCttggagcctctaggtgctatgaTACAAGAAAGGGAAGCTGTATAGAGTATCCACAATCAGGATATTTTAATTTGCTTGTTCACCATATATTTTTATCTTGAGGTTGGTGATATCAAATCTCTTACAAACCTGAtccacttaattaaaaaaaaaaatccctatattACTTCATCTGAGGAATGTATGGGCTTCTAGATTTCTCATTTGCACCTACCTGACCTACTAAAGACATGTTATGACATGTTATACCACATCCATGTAAAACTGGGCATGCTTTTACTGATATGAGGCCATGTGAACTGGTGAACAGCAACAATAGAGAAAAATCCTAATGTCCAGCTTTCATCTAAGTCAAGCTTAATGAATAAACCCCAAGAAATGTATGCTTATCTTGAGGCTAtgagatttttgttctttttatagtCTGTCCCTTCAAACTTTATTCATATCAATATTTACTAccttgaaatttatttttgttgcagTAGGCAAGCATTAAAAAatgcattggtttaactaaagATGTGTGGCTTTTTGTCATTGTTTAATTAAATCTGTTGTTAAAACCACTGCAACATTGTTCGCAACAGTGTGtggacacttttttaaaaaatgaagcccAGTTGCTACAAGGTTTGAATCTAATTGAGTGCGCAGTCAGGGTTTTTCACCAGTTTTTTACTACATTGTTCTTTTAAACcaaagcatttttaaactttAATCCAGCTTCGAATATAGACAAGACTCCTGAAAGACTCAAGCAGGAAGAGCAGCTTCTGTTTATGTACCTCAAGCCCCAGTAATGGGCAACAATAAACAGAATAAGAACATAACACTTAAGTGGCATTGACGCACATTTACAAATGAAGGAAGAGCGGTTCCTGAGAAACTCCATATAAgaacacttattctggaataaggggGTCTTGTTCCTGTTCAACTTAACCCACAAAGTGAGTTAAGGGTTTGTTCAGTCCAAAACTGGTGttgatttttcttctctccagAGAGACTCTTTGTATGCTCTTTTTAGATAATGAGCTTCTCCGCaaaatataaatacacctctaccccgatataacgcgacacaacataacacaaattcagatataacgcggtaaagcagtgctccgggggggcggggctgcgcactccggtgaatcaaagcaagttcgatataacacggtaagattttttggctcccaaggacagcgttatgtcgaggtagaggtgtagctctTAAAATGTTGTTCTAATTCAGCAGGGTTATATAGGATCTGATTTTAACATGGTTTGAGTTGGCTTGATTTTTTGAACAGCAGTTAGTTAATACCTCTCCCCTATCCTTCCTACGCACTCCCACTTACCTTCATCCTCATTTCTCACAATCAAGCTACTGCTCCCACTTCTGGATTTTGAAGCATTTAAAGTATGTGCAGTTGCTTGAGGCCTTGCTAGCCTttaagaaaaaagggaaaataaaaaaaagatctTTACATGTCACTGATGTCCTTGAACTTGCATGCAATGTCTAAGTAGTGCTGAGCACTGGTAGACTGTATCAGTAATCCATGTGACAGCCCAATCTAGTTTGAGCTAAAATGGAATATTGAAAAAGTGCTGTTGAAATTGTTGCCACGAGCTCAGAGTTCTAATTAGCATCTAATCATGGTTTGTATTAATGTCAGCTACTTTATcgatttccttccccccccccccccctccccctggttaACATCTGATTATCTGACTCACCAATTTCAGAGGTAGGAAAGTCTCTTAGCAGCAGTCAGTTGTATGAGGCCATTGGGCTTTCAAATAGTTTTAGGCCCTAATCTAGCAGTGAGCTCCGTGTGGGCACAGGGAGCTTGTtgtggattggggccttaatttaTTCAGAAGGCCTAGAAATTGTCGACTTTTGAAGTGGTCCATATAAAACtttttacaccccccccccccctaacaCAATTGTAAAATTCTTAAATTATAGCTTGATAGAGccgaatgaaaaatattttgtccaCACAAATATTGGGCAGGCAATGGAAAAATCCTTGGCCACACACAGATGGTACAAAGCCCTGTCTCTCATGACACATTACCAGAGAGGGTGATCATTCTTTCCACTTCTTGAAATCAAATTTAAGTGTTATGCAACTTGCCTATGGCTAAACTTAAATTACTACAGTgccacagctgcagtgcttcagtgtagacagtgacTTGGAACAAGTATAAACTAGAAGGCTGTCATAGCTGGGATGTTTGATCTAATAGACGAGTCTTCAGAAATCtttgggaggagaagagggactcTTAAAACTTGTGCTAGGGTAGACAAAGCCTTTTCATTGGCTAAACTGTTTATCGGTTAGGGATGTGGAGGAAActacctccctctccccccccccccacccatacaTGTTTCACCGGCAAAAgggccagtgtggacagcactatgttggtgggagagcatctcccaccgacatagctaccgctgcttgcTGAAGGTGgcttaattatgctggcaggacTGCATGAAGCGGCCACACAAGAAGCCTTACAGTTGCGGCTGTGCTGCTATAAGGTCTATATCGGGGTGTGCAAACTACGGGCCGCTTATGGCCCGTCAGATGTTTTTATCCAGCCCTCGATTTCCTGCCAGGCAGTGatgtcaggggcttgccctgctccgcctgcCTAGCGCTCCCCAGCCCCTGACTCTCAAGTCCCTTCATGAGCACCATCTTCCAGcctgcagagccccactgcacAGGCACGACTTCACTGCACTGTCTCTGGGATCAGGaaccgccctccccctccccacatgtaGCAACGCGCCCAATCCCCTCCCAATCTCCTATGGCCCCATCCTCAAGAGTCTCGAAACCGCCCAGGGCTGCGCCTGTCCCAGCTAGGGGTGCCTCTGCCCGTGGCAGTGCCTGGTACAGCCGCCTTGGTGTCACTGCCAGCAAGGCTCCTAGGAGACCCCGGTACCGCCCCTGTAGAGCGCCACATCCCATAAGTCCTCTCTCCCGCCACCATAGTATCATCCCTTACAGAGCCCCCCATTCTACACTCCATAGAGTGCCCCTCCTGCAGGGCCAGCAtgaaaagaagtgtgtgtgtgtgtgtgtgtgtgtgtgtacagggaaATAATTCCACATTGATGTCATAAGTTTATTTTTATGACAATTTAATCATTGTTTTCAGTACAAAACTTATCTCCATCTCTTGGGTTGAGTGTAAAAACGCTTTGTTTTGGCAAACAGCAAGTGTGGTAAAATTGAAAACCCTTGAAAGGTTAAGGATCagattttaaatgtgattttaatgACGCAGCACTGGGGTTGAGTTGAATCCAGTGTGCTAAGCATGTCCTGGGTGGTTGGTTGATGGCATGTAGCACCTGGAGGATTTGAGCTCCAAATAAGAGAAATtacaggaggtggaggggacaggTTGCTAGCCTGCTATGTTAGTAAAAATGCTGGATCTGCCTCTTACAGCATCTTCAATTAAAAAAGAAGGAAGGCTGGGAAAAACTGTAAAATTATTCTAGAAATAGTTTTTTTAGGATGAGGAGAGGCACtgtataaaaaaaatctctaaagaataatttttaaatctttaaaaataagacaaacaaaaaaccctgctcAGATTTATTACTCTGAATAAAATGTTTGTCTGCCAGCCAGCCACCTTCTTACTTGTTATCTGAATGTACCCTGTACTGAAACTTTTATTCCCTGAACAGCTTGTACATTGTCtgttttccagttttgttttagACACAATGTCTGCTCCAGCATCCCATCTGCCAGCTCCCAGTGGCTACCCAATCCCATCAGCACCCCCTACATATGAAGAGACAACAGGAATAAACACTTACCCTCCTTACCCTGCCCCGGAATCTGGGTATGGACCGAACATGAAGAGTATGAATCCTCCTCCGTATCCTTCACAACCTGTTCCAGCTTCTAATCCAAGTAAGTCTGAAATACTGTTCAGTGTTTTATATCTGTAGTTTCCCCTTGGGGCCCTAATCAAGATGCCATACAGGCATGTAGCAATCATGATGCAGAGATATTCCTCCTTAGCCACAAGACTTTTGTCTCACTTCTAGTTCCATGTAATGTACATAGTGGATCTCGCATGTTTTCAAGATATCACTTATAACTATCTCATCTGACTTTCTACTGCTTAGAAGCCAGGTTTATTTCTAAATCACAAGATACTGTTCCGTTGATTGCAGCAGTGTGGTTTCCTTGTATCTTGTAATTCATAGTGCCCTCAGCGCTGAGTGTATTTTAATGCACAGTGTTTTGGTTTAGACAtgaaattttctctttttttaacacTGTGGTAAACAGAGCCTTTCTCTTTGTTTGCTCAGTTACAGTTCAGACTGTGTACGTGCAGCAGCCAGTAACATTTTATGATCGCCCAGTTCAGATGTGCTGCCCCTCCTGTAACAAGATGATAGTGACACGTCTCTCGCACACTTCAGGAGCACTGACCTGGCTGTCATgtggcagcctctgcctgctggggTATGTTGATATAACATGTAATGCTCTAATTTGTGATTCTCTCCACGCATGTCATTTCCATCGCTCAAAAAATGGCTGGGGAGCTGATCTCAGAAAGGGGTGGAGTCTACTCCTGCTGGGGCTCTTTCATTACCCTCCCTTGGCCTGAGAAGGAAACTCCCagtcttgtttttattaaaatctgaACATAAAACCTTTTAAACAAGCTAATAATGCAGAGTTAAGTTTCCACTGAATGTATGTAAAAAACCCCCTCCCACTCTGAGCAATCATTCAGAATCCCTTTGACCTTTAACACGAAGGAAGAGAAAATCCTGGGCATAACTGTCAGCAGCTTCAGTAGATTTATGGTCTTTCCATACCTGCTGGGTTTGGTTAGCTACTCTTCCTGTGAATGGGACACCTCAGGGTCTCAGTGACTCACCTATGCAACCCCTGCAGGGTTCACAAGCCCTGCTTAAAAAACAGAATGAAGTACAGTGCCAAACTCTGCATTGCTCTACCTAGCGCTGCACTATCCCATTTTCAGTTTGGCAGCTACTGTACATGGAAGAATGTTACTTGCCATGTATTGAAGGCAGAACGAAGGATGCTGTTTTATCTTTGCAGGTGCGTAGCTGGTTGCTGTTTCATTCCCTTCTGTATTGATGCCCTCCAGGATGTGGATCACTATTGTCCAAGCTGCCAAGCCCTCCTTGGTACCTACAAGCGTTTGTAGGCGATATCAAATATTGAGTGAAGATGGATGTCCAAAATCGTTCAGcaccttttcaagctttttctgAACTTCATGAAGATCTCTGTGCATTGTCATTGCGAATGGATCAAGATTTATCTCACTGTTGTTTTAATAGTAAGAATCTGCTTAGGGGGACTCAGGATTGGTAAGGGGATCTATAGTCTGTCACTTCACAGGCCACTTAGTCAAGCTGGTAGTGACCAAATGTTGTCCCTCTATGGTTTATGCAAAATAGCTGATGGT encodes:
- the LITAF gene encoding lipopolysaccharide-induced tumor necrosis factor-alpha factor, encoding MSAPASHLPAPSGYPIPSAPPTYEETTGINTYPPYPAPESGYGPNMKSMNPPPYPSQPVPASNPITVQTVYVQQPVTFYDRPVQMCCPSCNKMIVTRLSHTSGALTWLSCGSLCLLGCVAGCCFIPFCIDALQDVDHYCPSCQALLGTYKRL